In Paralichthys olivaceus isolate ysfri-2021 chromosome 13, ASM2471397v2, whole genome shotgun sequence, the following are encoded in one genomic region:
- the crot gene encoding peroxisomal carnitine O-octanoyltransferase: MANQLAESLPERTFQYQSSLPPLPLPPLESSLSMYLDAVHPFASEKEYKATVDIVRKFQEGVGKELHQKLLQRAKTKKNWLEEWWLDAAYLEVRIPSQLNVNFGGPAPYLEHCWPPAEGVFLQRASISIWHTLQYWDLIRTEKLAPQKAGKTVLDMDQFRMLFCTCKVPGVKKDSIRNYFKTEREGPCPSHLVVMCRGRIFTFDALCDGQILTPPELLRQLSYVKERCKGEPEGEGVAALTSEERTRWAKAREHLISIDPHNNTLLETIQSSLFIVSLDETKPYSTPENYTNVTLEALKGDPTIRWGDKSYNSIVFSDGTFGSTCDHAPYDAMVLVSLCWYVDQQIKATEGKWKGSEAVRPMPLPEEMVFTVDEKVCSDISHAKQQYLETAQDLQIVCYAFTAFGKAVIKQKKLHPDTFVQLAMQLAYYRMHKRPGSCYETAMTRKFYHGRTETMRPCTQEAVNWCRAMIDPSCNVKAKRKAMLLAFNRHNKLMAEAQDGNGFDRHLLGLYLIAKEEGLPTPELFMDPLYTKSGGGGNFVLSSSLVGYTTILGAVAPMVHQGYGFFYRIRDDRIVISVSAWNSYRQTDASTLFNHFSSSLHEMLHLATTSQL, translated from the exons ATGGCGAATCAGTTGGCAGAGTCTCTGCCTGAGCGGACTTTCCAGTACCAGAGCAGCCTGCCTCCCCTGCCTCTACCACCACTAGAGAGCAGCCTTTCCATGTACCTGGATGCTG TTCATCCATTTGCTTCTGAGAAAGAGTATAAGGCGACCGTGGACATTGTGAGGAAATTCCAAGAGGGTGTTGGTAAAGAGCTGCATcagaaactgctgcagagagcCAAGACGAAGAAGAACTGG TTGGAAGAATGGTGGTTAGACGCAGCGTACCTGGAGGTCCGCATCCCCTCTCAGCTGAATGTGAACTTTGGAGGCCCGGCGCCCTACCTCGAGCACTGCTGGCCTCCTGCAGAGGgtgtttttctgcagagagCCAGTATAAGCATATGGCACACACTACAGTACTGGGACTTGATCCGCAC CGAGAAGCTGGCTCCTCAGAAAGCTGGAAAAACAGTATTAGATATGGACCAGTTCAGAATGCTGTTCTGCACCTGCAAAGTGCCTGGAGTGAAGAAGGACTCTATCCGTAACTACTTCAAGACAG AGCGTGAGGGTCCATGCCCCTCCCACTTGGTAGTGATGTGTCGTGGACGGATCTTCACATTTGACGCACTGTGTGATGGACAAATCCTCACTCCTCCAGAACTTCTCAG GCAGCTGAGTTATGTGAAGGAGCGCTGCAAGGGAGAGCCAGAGGGAGAAGGAGTCGCTGCTCTCACCTCAGAGGAGAGGACTCGCTGGGCGAAG GCCAGGGAGCATCTAATAAGCATTGATCCACACAATAACACCCTCCTGGAAACCATCCAGAGCAGCCTGTTCATCGTATCTCTGGACGAAACCAAACCCTACTCCACTCCAGAGAACTACACAAAT GTGACCCTGGAAGCACTTAAAGGAGACCCCACCATCCGCTGGGGAGACAAATCGTACAATTCAATCGTCTTCTCAGATGGCACTTTTGGATCCACGTGTGAT CACGCACCATACGATGCCATGGTCCTGGTGTCTCTGTGTTGGTATGTGGACCAACAAATCAAAGCTACAGAAGGCAAATGGAAG GGCTCAGAAGCAGTCAGACCCATGCCCCTTCCTGAGGAGATGGTGTTTACTGTGGATGAGAAAGTCTGCAGTGACATCAGCCACGCCAAACAGCAATACCTGGAGACT GCACAGGACCTTCAGATTGTGTGTTACGCCTTCACTGCATTTGGAAAAGCAGTTATTAAACAGAAGAAGCTGCATCCTGACACTTTTGTTCAACTGGCGATGCAGTTGGCCTATTACAGAATGCACAAAAG GCCCGGTAGTTGCTATGAGACAGCAATGACCCGCAAGTTCTACCACGGCAGGACGGAGACGATGCGTCCCTGCACCCAGGAGGCAGTGAACTGGTGTCGAGCCATGATCGACCCCTCAtgtaat GTTAAAGCCAAGAGGAAAGCCATGCTGCTGGCCTTCAATCGACACAACAAGCTAATGGCTGAAGCCCAGGATGGAAATG GTTTTGACAGGCATCTGCTCGGCCTGTATCTTATTGCTAAAGAGGAGGGACTTCCCACTCCAGAGCTCTTCATGGATCCCCTCTACACGAAGAG tggtggtggtggtaacTTTGTGCTGTCGTCCAGTCTGGTGGGCTACACCACAATTCTGGGGGCTGTGGCTCCCATGGTGCACCAGGGCTACGGCTTCTTCTACCGCATCAGAGACGACCG GATTGTGATCTCCGTCTCAGCATGGAACTCTTACCGCCAAACAGACGCATCAACACTATTTAACCACTTCAGCAGCTCCCTGCACGAGATGCTTCACCTGGCCACCACATCTCAGCTTTAA
- the acbd7 gene encoding acyl-CoA-binding domain-containing protein 7, which produces MSHQAEFEKMADDVKKVKTKPSDQELLDLYGLYKQSVVGDVNVDQPGMLDMKGKAKWNAWNSRKGMSKDDAMSAYITTAKEVISKYGL; this is translated from the exons ATGTCTCATCAG GCAGAGTTTGAGAAGATGGCAGATGATGTGAAGAAGGTGAAGACGAAGCCCTCCGACCAGGAGTTGCTGGACCTGTATGGGCTTTATAAGCAGTCGGTGGTTGGAGACGTTAACGTCG ATCAACCAGGAATGTTAGACATGAAAGGAAAAGCCAAGTGGAACGCCTGGAACTCCAGGAAAG GAATGTCCAAGGATGATGCCATGTCAGCCTACATCACCACCGCAAAGGAAGTCATCAGCAAATACGGGCTGTAG
- the fam171a1 gene encoding protein FAM171A1 — translation MRAVDRSGAGAAVVLCLLGYLASEAAAKTLPEDTATEEVTLKVHLSDASTHQPLGGATIQLFANHTSVTTETSSADGNTYLRFPYRLGTPLVVTATKQGYVPNSVPWTPSRLPVFSSISLDLLPERAATLMVYEDVVEIVSGLQGFRRQPNVHFQRRALSLPANTSYANLTALLTVASSPPHIQHFPHLQVLSGNGTGAEKNIELTPVAAISVHLLASDGVELQVNEPITVSVPLPADSGLKENDHIPAWRFDPRLGAWIKSSWGHVQKEGNQLSLTYIAPQLGYWVAAMSPLHSDPVVAKDISTYHTVFLLAILGGMALILLCLLCLLLYYCRRRCLKPRGSRRKFTMSSGLDSSKRDQATSMSHLNLISNEVQLELVSTATEPDMTTPMLKPFSYEHQDNQRQHSLIHHSKHSRSSLGNSHHGSSLGNLTPRSRDYRQSVETFQLKAGLSSGTDRGYRQSYTSVCSSSNPISDALSSAIHGQVSANQLSNVGIVDCISPCSPPHSPIRGEGVECRAPDYLLSRSVDHLERPSPPLLSRPGQLLCCGSVDLLSGGEGYPRVRPTLVIPAHYMRLPGEHPLSGQALLLQTDQQSDLETIQAELNASHSQQPLGQTRTDCLPGPTKQGDREGRGLPESLSIPGALGETALVEINSEDTLLAEKTLMELRGGKPLPHPRAWFVSLDGRSNAHIRHSYIDLQRAGCQNNMPVSGGQQGGRHGNGNDASLDSGVDLNEPRVGRRGRDAERKERRIERDRSKSTTPAMTYTQLVYVDDLDRGGSEEETSSCSPQDIKTGHVLSDKAVGQREEMGQGDVEGKGVQAVQIQEQPPSLSSSSPASPPPLPTPEGETFQSEHTLMSVSPDDDAVQEDGEEKKSPWQKREERPLLAFNLK, via the exons AAGTGACTCTGAAAGTTCACCTGAGCGATGCCAGCACTCACCAGCCCCTGGGAGGAGCCACCATTCAGCTCTTCGCCAACCACACGTCTGTAACCACGGAAACCTCATCAGCTGATGGCAACACCTACCTGCGCTTCCCCTATCGCCTTGGGACACCACTCGTCGTCACTGCAACTAAACAGGGATATGTGCCAAACTCTGTGCCCTGGACTCCCTCTAGATTACCTg TGTTTTCCTCCATCAGCCTGGACCTGCTCCCAGAAAGAGCTGCTACTCTGATGGTGTATGAAGATGTGGTGGAAATTGTGTCAGGCCTACAAG GTTTTAGACGTCAGCCTAATGTTCATTTCCAGCGCAGAGCTCTGAGCCTTCCTGCCAACACTTCCTATGCCAACCTGACGGCTCTGCTCACCGTGGCCAGCTCCCCACCACACATCCAGCACTTCCCCCACCTGCAGGTCCTCAGCGGCAATGGCACAG GAGCTGAGAAGAACATTGAGTTGACTCCCGTAGCAGCCATCTCTGTTCATCTACTGGCCAGCGACGGTGTGGAGCTGCAAGTGAACGAGCCAATCACCGTGTCTGTGCCCCTGCCGGCTGACAGCGGCCTGAAGGAAAATGATCACATCCCTGCTTGGAGATTTGACCCCCGCTTGG gtgccTGGATAAAGAGCAGCTGGGGTCATGTGCAGAAGGAGGGCAACCAGCTCAGTCTGACCTACATTGCTCCTCAGCTAGGATATTGGGTGGCCGCCATGTCACCACTGCACTCAG ATCCAGTGGTTGCGAAGGATATCAGCACATACCACACTGTGTTTCTATTGGCCATACTGGGAGGCATGGCTCTCATTCTGCTTTGCCTGCTGTGCCTTCTGTTGTACTACTGCAG GCGTCGTTGTTTGAAGCCTCGAGGGTCTCGCCGCAAGTTCACAATGTCCTCCGGTCTGGACAGTAGTAAGAGGGACCAAGCCACCTCCATGTCCCACCTCAACCTCATCAGCAATGAG gTGCAGCTGGAACTTGTTTCTACAGCAACTGAGCCTGACATGACCACACCGATGCTGAAGCCTTTCTCATATGAGCATCAAGACAATCAGCGTCAGCACAGCTTAATCcatcacagcaaacacagcCGCTCCTCTCTCGGCAACAGCCACCATGGCTCATCTCTTGGCAACCTGACGCCTCGCAGCAGAGACTACCGGCAGTCTGTGGAGACGTTCCAATTAAAGGCCGGACTTTCATCTGGGACAGACCGGGGCTACCGCCAATCATACACCTCCGTCTGCTCGTCCAGCAACCCAATTTCAGATGCATTGTCGTCAGCCATTCATGGTCAGGTGTCAGCTAACCAGCTGAGCAATGTTGGGATTGTTGATTGTATCTCCCCTTGCTCTCCTCCCCACTCCCCCATTAGAGGGGAGGGAGTTGAGTGCAGGGCTCCTGACTACCTTCTGTCCCGGTCTGTGGACCACCTGGAGCGCCCAAGCCCCCCGTTGCTATCCCGTCCAGgtcagctgctctgctgtggaTCTGTGGACCTCCTGAGTGGGGGAGAAGGATACCCAAGGGTGCGCCCCACACTGGTGATCCCAGCACACTACATGCGCCTTCCTGGGGAGCACCCACTATCCGGTCAGGCCCTCTTGTTGCAGACTGACCAACAGAGTGACCTGGAGACCATCCAGGCCGAGCTCAATGCCTCACATTCCCAGCAGCCCCTGGGACAAACCCGCACAGACTGCTTGCCAGGTCCCACCAAGCAGGGCGACCGAGAGGGGCGTGGCCTGCCTGAGTCTCTGTCTATTCCAGGAGCTCTCGGCGAAACAGCTTTAGTGGAAATAAACAGTGAGGACACCTTGTTGGCTGAAAAGACTTTGATGGAGCTCAGAGGAGGAAAACCTCTCCCTCACCCACGAGCCTGGTTTGTCTCACTGGATGGACGCTCCAACGCTCACATTCGCCACTCCTACATCGACCTCCAGCGGGCGGGGTGCCAAAACAACATGCCAGTGTCAGGAGGTCAGCAAGGTGGGAGGCATGGCAACGGCAATGATGCCAGTCTGGACTCTGGCGTGGACCTGAACGAGCCGAGAGTGGGTCGCAGGGGGAGAGATGCAGAGCGGAAGGAAAGAAGGATTGAGAGAGACAGGTCGAAGAGCACAACACCAGCCATGACCTACACTCAGCTGGTGTATGTGGATGATCTGGATCGAGGAGGCAGCGAGGAGGAGACATCCAGTTGCAGCCCTCAGGACATCAAAACAGGACATGTCCTGTCAGACAAAGCAGTGGGTCAAAGAGAAGAAATGGGGCAGGGGGATGTGGAGGGGAAAGGAGTACAGGCGGTACAAATACAAGAGCAACCCCCAtcactttcctcttcttctcctgcttctcctcctcctctgccgaCACCAGAGGGAGAGACTTTCCAGTCTGAACACACGCTGATGTCAGTATCTCCAGATGATGATGCAGTGCAGGAGGAtggtgaggagaagaagagtcCATGGCAGAAGAGAGAGGAGCGACCCCTGCTGGCCTTCAACCTGAAATGA
- the nmt2 gene encoding glycylpeptide N-tetradecanoyltransferase 2, translating into MAEDSESAASQQSLELDDQDTCGIDGDNEEENEHLQGSPGGDLGAKRKKKKQKRKKEKPSSGGAKSDSASDSQEIKNPGLPIQKLQDIQRAMELLSCQGPAKSIDEAAKHKYQFWDTQPVPKLNEVVTSHGPIEADKENIRQEPYSLPQGFMWDTLDLSNADVLKELYTLLNENYVEDDDNMFRFDYSPNFLKWALRPPGWLPQWHCGVRVSSNKKLVGFISAIPADIRIYDTLKRMVEINFLCVHKKLRSKRVAPVLIREITRRVNLEGIFQAVYTAGVVLPKPVSTCRYWHRSLNPRKLVEVKFSHLSRNMTLQRTMKLYRLPDSIKTPGLRLMERRDIRQVTELLQKYLKRFQLAPSMGEEEVTHWFLPQDNIIDTYVVEGAGGVLTDFTSFYTLPSTVMHHPLHRSLKAAYSFYNVHTQTPLLDLMNDALILAKLKGFDVFNALDLMENKVFLEKLKFGIGDGNLQYYLYNWKCPPMDPDKVGLVLQ; encoded by the exons aTGGCGGAGGACAGCGAGTCTGCGGCCAGTCAGCAGAGCCTGGAGCTGGACGACCAGGACACCTGCGGGATAGACGGAGACAACGAGGAGGAGAATGAGCATCTGCAGGG GAGTCCAGGGGGAGATTTGGGGgccaagaggaagaagaagaagcagaagagaaagaaagagaagccaAGCTCGGGGGGAGCAAAGTCTGACTCTGCCTCTGACTCTCAGGAGATTAAG AACCCTGGTTTACCCATTCAGAAGTTGCAGGACATCCAAAGAGCCATGGAGCTGCTGTCCTGCCAGGGTCCTGCAAAGAGCATCGACGAGGCAGCCAAGCACAAGTACCAGTTTTGGGACACTCAGCCTGTGCCAAAGCTAA ACGAAGTTGTGACGAGTCACGGGCCGATTGAAGCtgacaaagaaaacatcagacaGGAGCCATATTCCTTACCTCAAGGCTTCATGtgggacactctggatctcagcaATGCAGATGTA ctgaAAGAGCTGTACACACTGTTAAATGAAAACTATGTGGAGGACGATGATAACATGTTCAGATTTGATTATTCACCAAACTTTCTCAAATG GGCTCTGCGTCCACCTGGCTGGTTACCACAGTGGCATTGTGGAGTGAGAGTGTCCTCCAATAAGAAGCTTGTTGGCTTCATTAGTGCCATCCCTGCAGATATACGCATCTATGACAC GCTGAAAAGGATGGTAGAAATCAACTTCCTGTGTGTCCATAAGAAGCTGCGTTCAAAGCGTGTGGCTCCTGTGCTCATCAGAGAGATCACACGGAGGGTGAACTTGGAGGGAATATTTCAGGCAGTATACACAGCAGGAGTGGTACTCCCGAAACCTGTGTCCACATGCAG GTATTGGCATCGTTCTTTGAACCCGAGAAAACTTGTGGAAGTTAAATTCTCCCATCTGAGCAGAAACATGACCTTGCAAAGAACCATGAAACTCTACAGACTACCAGAT AGCATCAAAACTCCAGGACTGCGGCTGATGGAGAGACGTGACATCCGCCAAGTCACCGAGCTGCTACAGAAATACCTTAAGCGTTTCCAGCTTGCACCTTCCATGGGAGAAGAGGAGGTCACTCACTGGTTTTTGCCACAGGACAACATCATTGATACATACGTAGTAGAG GGGGCCGGTGGCGTACTGACAGATTTCACTAGTTTCTACACTCTGCCCTCGACGGTGATGCATCATCCTCTCCATAGGAGCCTGAAGGCGGCTTATTCTTTTTACAATGTTCATACACAAACTCCGCTACTGGACCTAATGAATGATGCACTGATCTTGGCTAAACTG AAAGGTTTTGACGTGTTCAATGCCTTGGATTTAATGGAGAATAAGGTGTTCCTGGAGAAGCTCAAGTTTGGCATAGGAGATGGAAATCTGCAGTATTACCTCTACAATTGGAAGTGTCCCCCTATGGACCCTGATAAG GTTGGCCTCGTCCTTCAGTAG
- the rpp38 gene encoding ribonuclease P protein subunit p38, with protein MATQGKLGKKELKRQPLAKTSLASPFTPTWSPLPQVDMHFILQTLKDKLISVGLEKKEVKIFRQWGKKKKKEQKPAAPRSESAAQVQDSPKNGWTDVAARRQLAIGINEVTKALERNELRLVLVCKSVKPNHMTSHLITLSATRGVPACQVPRLSQSMSEPLGLKSVLALGFRRCASRDEEVFNDTVDVIKTRVPLLNVAWLPGGAAPPGGAPTVTLDNPADMEDVTEAGEKGGQKRKLESDSEEVKESPSSCTLQPLIVKRIVANPAKKKKKK; from the coding sequence ATGGCCACTCAGGGGAAGCTGGGGAAAAAGGAACTCAAAAGGCAGCCTCTAGCTAAGACCTCGCTCGCCTCACCCTTCACCCCAACATGGAGCCCACTCCCCCAGGTAGACATGCACTTCATCCTGCAAACCCTGAAGGACAAACTGATCTCCGTGGGCCTTGAGAAGAAAGAGGTGAAAATCTTTCGCCAAtgggggaagaagaagaagaaggagcagaAACCTGCTGCTCCCCGATCAGAATCAGCCGCCCAGGTGCAGGATTCTCCCAAAAACGGCTGGACAGATGTGGCGGCCAGACGACAGCTGGCCATTGGTATCAACGAGGTCACCAAGGCTCTGGAGAGGAATGAGCTCAGATTGGTGTTGGTGTGTAAGTCCGTCAAACCCAATCACATGACAAGTCACTTGATCACCCTGAGTGCTACGCGAGGAGTGCCGGCGTGCCAGGTGCCCCGTCTGAGCCAGAGCATGTCCGAGCCGCTGGGGCTGAAAAGTGTCCTGGCTCTGGGATTCAGACGCTGTGCCTCCCGTGACGAGGAGGTCTTCAATGACACTGTTGATGTCATTAAAACCAGAGTACCTTTACTTAACGTTGCATGGCTACCGGGTGGTGCAGCTCCACCGGGTGGTGCACCCACTGTGACACTGGACAACCCTGCAGACATGGAGGATGTGACAGAAGCTGGAGAAAAGGGAGGCCAGAAAAGAAAACTGGAGAGTGACTCTGAGGAGGTGAAagagtctccctcctcctgcactCTGCAGCCGCTCATAGTAAAGAGAATAGTTGCTAATcctgcaaagaaaaagaaaaagaagtag